The nucleotide window CCGCGACGGTCAGATCATCGGTGCGGTGGCTGTCGAGGACAAGATCCGCCCCGAATCCCACGCCGCCGTGAAAGCCCTGCAGGACCGCGGGGTGAAGGTCGCGATGATCACCGGTGACGCGCAGCAGGTGGCCCAGGCGGTTGGCCAGGACCTGGGGATCGATGAGGTCTTCGCCGAGGTCCTGCCCCAGGACAAGGACACCAAGGTCACCCAGTTACAGGAGCGTGGCCTGAGCGTGGCCATGGTCGGCGACGGTGTCAACGACGCCCCCGCTCTGACCCGCGCGGAGGTCGGTATCGCCATCGGGGCCGGCACGGATGTGGCCATGGAATCCGCCGGAGTGGTCCTGGCCAGTGATGACCCGCGGGCAGTGCTGTCGATGATTGAGCTGTCCCAGGCCAGCTACCGCAAGATGATCCAGAACCTCATCTGGGCCTCTGGCTACAACATCCTCGCCGTGCCGCTGGCCGCCGGCGTGCTCGCCCCGATCGGGTTCGTGCTGTCCCCAGCCGTGGGCGCGATCTTGATGTCTGCCTCGACCATCGTGGTGGCCCTGAACGCCCAGCTGTTGCGCCGCATTGATTTGGATCCGGCCCACCTGGCTCCGACCGAGTCGAAGGAGGAACACACCACGCCTACTCCGGCATCCACCGCCGTCCGCTGATCCACTACTTCTCTCCACTGCCCCCCTATGACCCTGAAAGGCTCCACGATGAAGCGCACCCTTGTTCTTTCCGCTCTCGCCGTGGCCTCCACCCTGGCGCTGGCCGCCTGCGGTGAGGCCACCGAGTCAGGCAACACCGACGCGACCACCTCGGCCACCAGCACTGCGACGACTACCGCTGAGACGACCGAGACCACCACGGCGACGACTGAGGCGGACGGGGAGATCTCCGCCGATCACAACGACGCGGACATCATGTTTGCCCAGATGATGATCCCGCATCACCAACAGGCCGTGGAGATGAGTGAGATGCTCCTGGCCAAGGAGGGTATCCCCGCCCAGGTCGTGGAGTTTGCCCAGGGGGTTATTGACGCCCAGGGACCGGAGGTTGACCGGATGAACGCCATGCTCGAGGCCTGGGGCCAGCAGCCGGTCACCGACTCCGGGGGCATGGGGACCAAGGACGAGATGGGTGGAATGGATCACGGGGAAATGGGTGGCATGAGCGGGATGATGAGCCAGGAGGACATGACAGCCCTCGAGGAAGCCCAGGGCACCGAGGCTGCCCGCCTCTACCTGGAGCAGATGACCGCCCACCACGAAGGTGCGGTCGACATGGCCCGTGACGAGGTTGCTGACGGCCAGAATCCCCATGCGATCACCCTGGCCGAACAAATTATCAACGACCAGGAGGCCGAGATCGCCCAGATGCAGCAGATGCTCACTGACCTATGACAGGTCCCCGTCTTTTTCTGATCCCGAGGACAGGAATCTGAAAAAGAGGGATAACCGTGACGATTGCGACCTGCTGCGGGCGATGGGTCGTTGTCACCGCAGCGGGTGCACCGGGGTGGATGTTTCTTCTCCCTCTGGTCGCACCACTTCGGCTAGGCCTTCGACGTGCTCCGCCTCCTTGCGTGCGTCGCTGCGAATCTGCTCGGCGTCTTGCTCGGCCTTCTCACGGGCTTCCTGCAATACTCGGTCAGCAACTTTGCGGGCCTGCTCTTCGGCGTTCTGTTGGATACGCTGTGCCTTCTTGAGCTCGTCGGCGTCCTGTTTGCGATCACGTTGCGTCGCGTCCATGTCACGTTGCACGGAGCGTCGCTTCAGTTCGACTTCGCTCTCTCGGTTCGCGAGATCACGCTCCCAGTCTTGCTGCTCAGCGTAGCGGTCCGGGTTCAGTGACTCGTTGTGTCGTTCGGAGACTTCGAGCTCGACCGGGTAACCGAGCGAGTGCATTTGTTCGCGCAGGCCCTTTTGCGCCGTCAGCGTTTTATGTTGTCCACTGATCTGCTTGCCCTTCTTCGGATCATCCTTGTACCTGTTCGACGGGTCGGTGTTGTACGCAATGCCGGGGCGGCAGCGTAGCTTGTCGGGATCATCGGGATTGGGGGAGAAGGTATCCGCTTGGAACTGGGTGTGCAGGTAGCCCTGCACCATGAAAAATATGTACATTGAACGCGCATCCTTCCGTGCCCTGTTGCTTCCCGAGTTGCTAGATATTCCGGGAGCGATAGCGCCATGACCCCATCTTGCGGTACTTCTCTGGATTTACTTGCTGTCTTTAGCGGAAAGGTTTCTTTGCGCCGACACGCCGTCGAGTTCAAGTTCAACGTGTAGTTACGCTTCGGGACTGCCCACGCAAAACTCGTTGCCTGGGGTGGAGTCGGCCATGACAAAGGCTCCGTAGTCGGTGACGATCTGGCATCCTGTTGCGGCGGATCAGAATTCGGTGAGCTTAGAGGGACCGTTACAGCCGAAATTTATCTGGCTGACAGCGGAGACTGTGTCACACATAGTTCGTATTGAACCTGTATTCCGATTAGCCGAGAAGGCTCCGGTACTGCTTACGTGCCTTCATTGAATAGATGATTGTCTCCGTTCCGTCATCCCAAAGGAGAACGACGAGCTCAAGTAAGCGCATCGAAGTGTCGAATCCAAGACGGAGCTCTCGTTGAGGATTTTCATCGTCTAGCGGAGCGTGAAATGCGCAGCCTGAGGTCGCCGCGACAATGGAATCTTCGGGCTCGATGCCGTGCTTGGTCGCGCTCCGTCGGACTTCCATCTTTAGATCGTGTTCTTCAAAGCTTCACGGATCGCCTGCGACCGTGACCAACCGTGGGCAGCGGCATACTTGTCGAGGTTCGCAATCTCTTTGGGCGAGAGTCGGATGGAAATCACTTTTGCCGCGTCGTTGTTTCGCGGCTTCCGTCCTCGTCGGCGCAGCGTCTCCACGTCGTAACCGTTTTCGGCTTCGGTTACCCACCTGTCAATTTGCGCCTCGCTCACCGGTTGGCCATTAATCGTTTTCATAGAAACTAATCGTAATACGGAAATCATTGGAACTTCTAGAGGAAGACGGGTATTGCCTGAAGCTCGGTGGAGCTCAAATTCAATGTGAGCTTCACCAATGGGCTAGCTGAATGCGGTAACCGACCAAACCCTCGTAACTTTGGCGAAGTTCCACCGAAATCACAGCTGGGGCTTACGCCTCGTCGACTTCAGCTCCGAGCGCCGCTTCTTCGCTTCGAGACGGCGCCGCACCGAGCCGCGCGTCGGCTTCGTTTTCCGCCGCGGAGGAGGCGGTGGGGCGAGCGCCTCCCGCAATAGGGTGGCCATGCGCTCTCGCGCCTCGGCGCGGTTACGGACCTGTGAGCGCTGCGTCGACGCGCTTATGGTGAGCACAGTGCCGTCCAGGCGGTGTTCGAGGTTGTGGAGGGCGCGGCGGCGTTGGGCGTCGGAAAGCGATGCGCATTCCGCGATGTCGATGGAGAGCTGCACCTTGCTGTCGGTGGTGTTGACGCCCTGGCCGCCGGGGCCCGACGCTTTCGCGAACCGCTCCGTCAGATCCGCGGCGGCGACGACGAGGCCGCCGGGGATACCCGGGCCGGGTGCGATGGTCAGGTCCTGCATGCCCAACACCCTACGTTCTTGCGTCCTGCGTCAACACCGCAGCCCAGTTGCAACGCAAGTCTCAGCGACCGAACTCCCGGTAAATCTCATCCATCGTGAACCTCGTACCGGAGTCAATCTCGACGGCTGAGCGAAGTTCCTGCAGGTCTTGAAGATCTTCGATTCTTTCCGCGATGGCGAATCGAGCAAAACTCGGAAAACAGTTACGCCCTCAGCACGCGCAAGCTTCGTTACGAGTGATGCTTCCTCGCTGCTCAAACGGATTCTCGAAAACATAACTGCTACCGATCTCGTGGAGAAAACCTCTATGCTTTCTTCTCGTCTCGACGGAAAGCGAAACCGCGTCGAGTCGTGCTTGTTTCTGTCGCAGATTGATCTTCGTCGCCGGTCGACTCGAGCGCTTTTTGCTCCTCCCGCTCCCGTCGCGCTTCGATTTCTGCGGCCTTTGCAAGCAGTCGGTCGTCGTTCATGTCGCGAATTTTCTCAGTGGCTTTTTGCGCTTGATCCACCGCCGATTGGCGGGCGCGGTTCGCAGCATCGACGGTGTCGCCTGCTAGCGACACCACAGATTGACGCCATCCCTGGACGCGGAGACGCTCTGCGTCTTCTACGCCCATCCGCAAATGCTGCGCAAACGCACTAATAATGTCGTGAATTTCGTTCGCTTGCGCGGTGATGTGGCGAGCACGAATCGGGTTTGTGACCCAGACCTGATTACTCAACTTGGCTGTCTCACGGACGGCTGTATCCATCTCGAGCAGACGTCGGGTGGTCGATTCCAATCGATCCTTGCGCGCGTCGTGGATTCCCTCTCGGTGAGAATCCAGCTGGCGGGGCTCAAACTCATTCACGTGGGCGATCTCCAAGACATACATCCGATCATGGAGGTAGATGCTCCGAGCAGCCACACCCAGCCAAAGCGGCAGATCGCCTTTCAACCCAGCTAGGAGGGTTTCAAGTTTCTTGGAGTTGTTCTTCTGCTTCCGGAGCTGATCAACGGCGTCATCGAGTTGCTCGATGGCGTAAGACTCGATGCCGTTGAGCGCTGATCCGAGGTGGTCGACCTTCGACCAAGTAGTAGAGGAGACGCTACTGCTGCGCCGGTAAAGTTCGTCCGCTTCTTCAATCGCGTACTGGATACCCCCAAGCTGCGCTAGTGCGTCAACCTTGCGCTGCCGGAGGAGAGTATCAAGCTTCTCATCGATGACCTCTAGATACTCCTTGATTTCAGCAATTGCTGCCTCAATTGCGGCCTGAGCTGCGATGCCCGCGGCGGTCGAAGTCATGGCGGGTGAAAACTTGACCTCTTGAAACGAGGTGTGTTTGAAGAATCGACTTGGATTGTCAGCGAGTCCAAGATCGCTTCGGCGTAGGACTCCAGGAACCGGTCCAGACGACGTGCGATGCTGGAGCAGCTTCGCAGTTTCGTCCGTAGCTTTGTAATATTTGCCGGATTTGAACTGCCGGTTTGAAATCGTGCTCAGCACATTGTTAGCGCGGAAAAGCACTTGCGGTGACGCAGGCGAAAACGCGGGTGCAGAAGTAGCGGGAAAGCGGTCTTCCTCGCTAAGGATCAGCAGACCCTCTCCATCTGCCAGGAAAGCCAGGTCCTTGCTTGAAGTCTCCATGTCCAGAAACTGTAGTATTGGCGGGCGGCAAATTCGTCGCAAAGCACCTGCGCTAACGCCGCTGCAGCACGACCTCTGGGTACTTGCGCACGTAGCCGACCGCGATGACGACGAGCGCCGCGGACGCGCCGATGACGGTCTCCGCGGTGCGGGCGAGCAGCATCCGCCAGACGGGGGAGGCCTCGACCGTCTGCACCATCAGCAGGGCGGTCGGGGTGATGAAGCTGACGGCGATGGTGTAGTTGCGGGTCACGTACATCTCGGTGAGGTACTGCAGAATCACAATCCACACGACGATCTGCCAGCCCTGCATTGGGTGGGACAGCAAAAAGCCGGCTACCGCGATGCCGGTGAGGGTGCCCAGGACGCGCTCGATGGCGCGGTAGTACTGCAGTTTGAACCGGGGGTTAACCAGCGGCGCGACGGCGGCGACCATGGCCCAGTAGGAGTGGGTGAGGGGGTCGGAAATCGTCACGGAGATCAACCCCAGGATGCCGGCACGCCGGGCAGGACCCATCTCAAACAGCGGGCTGAAGTGGTGCAACAGGGGACCCCCATACGCGATCCGTGCTCGATTGTGGTTTTCCGCGGGCAGAGTCTAGCGCGGGCGCCGCGCCGGGGCTGATCGACCCGTGAACGTATCAACAGACAGGCGTATGATGGCCCGGTCGTTGTAACCGCGAGAAGGAGTTTCGTCACAGTGTCACACGCGGGGGAGTACGCGTTCGCGTCAAGAAACCAACCCAACTACGCCTGGTGGAGGCCGCTCGCCGAAATCGTCGCGGTCGCCGTGCTCACCGTCGCGTTCGTCGCGGTGATTGGTGTTTCTCTTGAAGCCGCGGGAGTGGATACGACGAGCGGTGCGGCGGACAAGTACTTCGGGTACGGCTCCGTGGTCGTGGAGATCCTGGCGGTGCTCGTCGCAGTCCGGTTCATCGGGCGCAGGCCGGTTGCGTCGGTGTTCACGGCGCGAACAGGAACGAAACCTTGGGTGCCGTTCGCCGCGTACGCGTTGGCGTTTCTGGTCATCGCCGCTGTCATGGGCGCGGTCGGCGTGGTCGGTTACGGCGCGTCCTGGGACCAAATTATCGGAGATATTCGGAGCGATTCTCCGTTAGAGCTCGTCGCTATTGTGCTCGCCGCGCTCGCGGAGGAGATGGCGTTTCGTGGCGTGTTCTTCCAGGCGTTCACGGCGTGGACCAAGCACCCGGCCGTGGGCGCGGCGCTCGCCGCAATCCCGTTCGTGGCGATGCACCCGCAGGCGTACGGCTCACCGGTTCCCTTCGCCCATTATTTCCTTGACGCGCTGCTCTACGCGCTTTTGGTGTGGGCGTTCAACAGCCTCTGGGTCGCGGTTGCGGTGCACGCGGCGTGGAACACCTTCGGCTCGGTCCAAGCCCTGGGAATCCCGAATTCGGCTGCGAGCGCCGTGGCGGCATTCGCGGCTGCTGCGGCGGCTTCCGCCGTGGTGATTGCAGTGCTACCCCGCGCCGCGTCGGGTCACACGCGGGCACCTGCTCAGCGTGGCGCCGACCGCTAGCCTCACATCTTGTGCTTGAGGTATTACACGTATTCACCCGCCTTGGCCTAACGTCGTTTGGCGGACCGACGGCGCATTTGGGGTACTTCCGTGAGGGATTCGTCGAGAGGCGAAAGTGGCTCTCAGACGACGAGTACGCGCACCTCGTCGCGTTATGCCAGTTCATGCCGGGCTCCGCGTCGAGCCAGGTCGGCATGGCAATCGGCTGAAGCGTGCGGGATACGGTGGCACGCTCGCGGCGTTTGTGGGTTTCACGCTGCCGAGGGTGGTCCTCATGGTCGCGTTCGCGCTCGGGGTGGCGCGCCTCGGCGACATCTCGGACGCCGGCTGGCTCGCGGGGTTCAAGGCGGCGGCGGTCGCAGTCGTCGCGCAGGCGTCGCGCTCACTGCCTTCCTTATCGTGCTACTCGTGCCGCACCCCGCGGCCCCAGGTCGGTACGATCGTTGCGGGCATGCTCGTGGCCACCTTCGCACTTTCGCCTATCGACGCCCCTTCGGCCCCCAGCCGCACCCCCGCCGCCAGCCGCACCGTCGGCGTGGGCGCGCTCGCTGTGTTCGCGGCCCTGCTGGCACTGCTGCCGCTGGCAGGACGCGTGGGCACGAGCTGGGGCATCTCCGACAGCTTCTACCGCTCAGGCGCCCTGGTGTTCGGCGGTGGTCATTTACGCAGCTCAACATGTGTTTTTGTGTTTTGTAGTTTTGTTCGTTTCGTTTACAGATTACAAAACACCCCGTAAATGCCTACTGCGACCTGCGGTGATGTGGTTTCGTAACTTCTGCGTATTTTCGCGGCAACGATGCAGCAGACACTCCGCCATGTCCTCGCTGTGCCGTCGCCGGAACCGTTCTTGCGTGAATCTCCCCAGTAGTCCTGCAACGTGAAAAATATGTACATTTGGCGCGCATCTTTCCGTGCCCTCTTGTTTTCTGAGTTGCTAGATGTTCCGGGAGCGATAGCGCCATGACCGCATCCTGCGGTACTCCTCTGGATTTACTTGCTGTCCTCAGCGGAAAGGTTTCTTTGCGTCGACACGCCGTCGAGTTCAAATTCAACGTATAGCGAGGCAACGGTTGTGGAGGGTAAGCTCGCGGAGACACAACTGGGTGGGCATTTGCCCGATGTGGTGATTACGGAGAGATGATCGATTGGCTGAGCATCACACGGCCATCGTCGTCGGTGGTGGCCAGTCCGGCCTAGCCACGGCATACTACCTGCGACGCTACGAAGTGGACTTCTTGATCTTGGACAACCAAGAGGAACCCGGCGGAGCGTGGTTGCACACGTGGCCTTCACTGACGCTTTTCTCCGCCGCGGAGTTTTCCAATCTGCCCGGCTGGCCGATGCCGCAGTACCCGGGGTACCCGCCGGCAAGCCATGTCATCGACTACCTCGAACGCTACGAACAACGGTACGACCTCCCGGTTAGGCGCCCAGTGCACGTTCGCAGCGTGTCCCATGAGGGAGGGGTGTTCCACTTAGATTCGACCGTTGGTCAAGTCACAGCGGAGCACGTTGTCGCGGCCACAGGCACGTGGTCCGCGCCCTTCGTGCCCCACTATCCCGGTACCTTCCGCGGACACCAGTCGCATTCGGCGACCTACCCGGGCCCCGAACCATTCCGCGGCGCGAAGGTCGCGGTGGTCGGTGGGGCGAACTCGGGTGCCCAGATCGCCGCTGACCTCATCGAGACGTCGGAGGTCACATGGTTCACACTTGAGCGGCCGCGCTGGATGCCTGATGATGTCGATGGCCGCGATCTCTTTCTCCGCAGCCGCCGCCGGATTCTCGGCGGCGATTCCGGCCCGAACCTCGGGGACATTGTCGCGCTTCCTCATCTACGTGAGCTCCGCAACTCCGGTCAGCTCACCGCTACCCCCATCTTTGATAGCTTGAGCGAGCTCGACCACGACCACCTGATCTGGTGCACTGGTTTCCGTCCGGCCCTCGGCCCATTCCGCCACCTCATGCGCGGCCGCGAAACCGCGGTGAAGAATCTGCATCTAGTCGGTTACGGCAATTGGACCGGCGATGGATCGGCAACGCTGATGGGTGTGGGGCCCTTTGCCAAACACACTGCCCAGGTAATCGCGGGCCGTGTCGATGAAGCTCGGTAGCAAAAGTTTTGAGATGACGCTTGGTCCCTGAGCAGCTGGATCCTTCCACGATCCGCGTTGGAGACCCGTAGCGCGCGGTCCACGTAACTCGACTTAGCGCTTCGCTTGCGCAGCTCGCAGGCCGTTCAAAATCACGATGACTTCGGCGACCTCGTGAACCAACACGACGGCGGCCAGGCCCAGCACGCCGCTGATCGCCAGCGGCATCAACACGATGATGATGGCCAGAGACAGCACGATGTTTTGGTTAATGATCCTGCTGCCTCGGCGGGCGTGCTGCAGCGCTTGCGGGATCAGCCGGAGGTCGTGGCCGGTGAAGGCGACGTCAGCGGACTCGATCGCGGCGTCAGAGCCGGTCGCTCCCATCGCGATGCCCACCGTTGCGCCCGCCAGTGCCGGAGCGTCGTTGATGCCGTCGCCGATCATCGCCGTCGGCGTCTTGGAGGAAAGTTCTGCGACGATGCTTGCCTTGTCCTCTGGGCGCAGCTCGGCGCGCACGTCGTCGATTCCGGCGATTGCAGCCAGCGCCCGGGCGGTGCGAGTGTTGTCGCCGGTTAGCATGCTCACTTCCACGCCGTTGGCGTGCAGGGTCTGTACGGCTTCGGGTACCTCGGGCCGCAGCTCGTCGCGGACCCCGATCGCCCCGGCGAGGGCGCCATCGACGGTGACCAGGACGCAGGTCTGGCCCTCGGACTCCATGCGCTCAACGTCTGCTTTCAACGGCCCGGCGTTGATCCACCGGGGGCTGCCCACCAGCACCCGTCGACCTTCGACGGTGCCGCTGATGCCGTGTCCGGCTTCCTCGCTGATGTCCAGGGCGGCGGGCGCTTCGGGCCCCGCTGCCGCGATCGCCGCGGCGAGGGGGTGCGTCGATTGCTGCTCAACTGCCGCCGCGAAGGCTAGCACCTGCGCCTGATCGAATCCCCCTGCCGGGACCACGCCGGTAACCTCGGGCTGGTTGCGGGTCAGGGTTCCGGTCTTGTCCACCGCCAAGTGACGGATGCCGCCGAGCCGCTCGAACGCCGCGCCGGACTTGATGACCACGCCAAACTGGCTGGCCGCGCCGATCGCAGCCACGACCGTCAGCGGCACGGAGATTGCCAGCGCGCACGGCGACGCTGCGACCAGAACCACCAACGCACGCGTGATCCACGTCTCGGGGTCGCCCAGCAGCGAGCCGATCACGCCGACCAGCACCGCCAGGATCATCACTCCGGGCACTAGGGGTTGGGCAATCCGGTCGGCGATCCGGGCGCGGTCGCCCTTTTCCGCTTGCGCCTGCTCGACCAGGTCCACGAGTGTGGTCAGTGAGTTGTCCGTTCCAGCTGCGGTCGTTTCGACCTCCAGCACACCGGCGGAGTTGATCGCTCCCGCGGGCACCTCGTCGCCGGGCGCGACCTCCTCCGGAATGGATTCTCCGGTGATCGCTGAGGTGTCAAGGCTGGAGCGCCCAGACCGAATGATGCCGTCCGTGGCGATCCGCTCCCCGGGGCGCACGAGCATCAGCTCGCCAGCCACGAGGTCCTTCGCTGCGACCTCGACCGCTGTGCCGTCGCGCAGCACCGCCGCGGTCTGCGGTACCAACTTCAACAGTGCCCGCAGTCCGCCCTGGGCCCGGTCCATCGCCTTGTCTTCCAGTGCCTCGGCGATCGAGTACAGGAACGCTAGCGCCGCGGCCTCTCCGACGTAACCGAGGATCACCGCGCCGACCGCGCTGATCGTCATCAGCAAGCCAATGCCGAGCTTGCGCTTCGTGACAAGGTTCCGTATTGCGCCGGGCGCGAAGGTATACGCCCCTAGCAGCAGGCCGACCCAGAACAGTACTGTTGCGGGTGTCTCCAGCCCGGTCCAGTCCAGCGCCAGGCCTATGCAGAGGGCTACGCCGGAGAAGATTGGCAGTAGCAACTCGGGGTCCTTCCACCATGGCCGATCGAGCTCTTCGATCTCCTTGGCGGGTTCGTGTTCGCACCCACACGCCGAGCTCATGCGTCCGCTCCCTTCTCGCCGCAGCCGGGCACGGAGCACTCAGGGTCGATGCAGGGGGCGTTTTCGTCGACAGCCAACGTCGCGTTCACCAGCGCGTCGAGCGCTGCCGCGAGGTGCGGATCGGCGATTTCGTAGCGGGTCTTGCGGCCCTCTGGCTCGGCGACGACGATGCCGCAGTCGCGCAGGCAGGTCAGGTGGTTCGAGACGTTCGAGCGGGTTAGGTCCAGGTCGCGCGAAAGCATGGCCGGGTAGCTCGGGCCATCAAGTAGGGTCATCAGGATTCTGGAACGCGTCGGATCCGCCATGGCCCGGCCGAGCCGGTTCATGACGTCGAGGCGTGAAGCAATAGTCAGCATGTGCTGAACTATACAGTAGTCACTGAACTATTCAAGATTGGCTGAACTGCCAAGAACGCGAAGAGTCTGCGACCTGCAGGAACTAGCCGATGGGATAGCCGGTGACTGGGCCTTCGCGGTTCGGCTGGCACCCCAAGGCGGGGGCGACGCGGGTGGCGAAGTTCTCCAGAATCTTCACGTTGGCGTCCACGCCCATCCCGCAAAACCTATGCGTGTTTCCGTGCGCCCCATATGTTCTCTGTGTAATGACGCAAATTACTGTTTTTTGATTGTTGCAGGCTAATGAGAAAGTAACTTTGCAACGACATACTGTGGAGTTCAAATTTAACGTGTAGCGTTATTGACGCTTCGCGTTATGGGGGGTAGGGTGAAAAATGATCCAGTCGTTCGCTGATAAGGACACTGAGCGTCTTTGGAATCGAGAACGGGTGCGTTCAATCGATTCGCGCATTCACTCGGTGGCATTGCGGAAGCTACGCCAGCTTGGGTACGTGCAGAGCCTCGACGAGCTGCGAGTTCCCCCGGGGAACCGTCTCGAGGCCCTGAAAGGCGATCGGCGGGGTCAGTACAGTATTCGAATCAACGACCAGTGGCGGATCTGCTTCCGATGGACTGCAGCTGGGCCAGAGGAGGTTGAGATCGTTGACTACCACTGACAAGCTGCCCCCAGTGCACCCGGGGGAAATCCTGATGGAGGATTTCCTCAAGGAGATGGGCATTACCCAGTACAAGCTC belongs to Corynebacterium glaucum and includes:
- a CDS encoding CPBP family intramembrane glutamic endopeptidase, which codes for MSHAGEYAFASRNQPNYAWWRPLAEIVAVAVLTVAFVAVIGVSLEAAGVDTTSGAADKYFGYGSVVVEILAVLVAVRFIGRRPVASVFTARTGTKPWVPFAAYALAFLVIAAVMGAVGVVGYGASWDQIIGDIRSDSPLELVAIVLAALAEEMAFRGVFFQAFTAWTKHPAVGAALAAIPFVAMHPQAYGSPVPFAHYFLDALLYALLVWAFNSLWVAVAVHAAWNTFGSVQALGIPNSAASAVAAFAAAAAASAVVIAVLPRAASGHTRAPAQRGADR
- the arfB gene encoding alternative ribosome rescue aminoacyl-tRNA hydrolase ArfB — translated: MQDLTIAPGPGIPGGLVVAAADLTERFAKASGPGGQGVNTTDSKVQLSIDIAECASLSDAQRRRALHNLEHRLDGTVLTISASTQRSQVRNRAEARERMATLLREALAPPPPPRRKTKPTRGSVRRRLEAKKRRSELKSTRRKPQL
- a CDS encoding DUF305 domain-containing protein, which produces MKRTLVLSALAVASTLALAACGEATESGNTDATTSATSTATTTAETTETTTATTEADGEISADHNDADIMFAQMMIPHHQQAVEMSEMLLAKEGIPAQVVEFAQGVIDAQGPEVDRMNAMLEAWGQQPVTDSGGMGTKDEMGGMDHGEMGGMSGMMSQEDMTALEEAQGTEAARLYLEQMTAHHEGAVDMARDEVADGQNPHAITLAEQIINDQEAEIAQMQQMLTDL
- a CDS encoding type II toxin-antitoxin system RelE/ParE family toxin gives rise to the protein MIQSFADKDTERLWNRERVRSIDSRIHSVALRKLRQLGYVQSLDELRVPPGNRLEALKGDRRGQYSIRINDQWRICFRWTAAGPEEVEIVDYH
- a CDS encoding alkane 1-monooxygenase; protein product: MGVDANVKILENFATRVAPALGCQPNREGPVTGYPIG
- a CDS encoding ribbon-helix-helix domain-containing protein; its protein translation is MKTINGQPVSEAQIDRWVTEAENGYDVETLRRRGRKPRNNDAAKVISIRLSPKEIANLDKYAAAHGWSRSQAIREALKNTI
- a CDS encoding ATP synthase F0 subunit B; the protein is MYIFFMVQGYLHTQFQADTFSPNPDDPDKLRCRPGIAYNTDPSNRYKDDPKKGKQISGQHKTLTAQKGLREQMHSLGYPVELEVSERHNESLNPDRYAEQQDWERDLANRESEVELKRRSVQRDMDATQRDRKQDADELKKAQRIQQNAEEQARKVADRVLQEAREKAEQDAEQIRSDARKEAEHVEGLAEVVRPEGEETSTPVHPLR
- the cmtR gene encoding Cd(II)/Pb(II)-sensing metalloregulatory transcriptional regulator CmtR; translated protein: MLTIASRLDVMNRLGRAMADPTRSRILMTLLDGPSYPAMLSRDLDLTRSNVSNHLTCLRDCGIVVAEPEGRKTRYEIADPHLAAALDALVNATLAVDENAPCIDPECSVPGCGEKGADA
- a CDS encoding NAD(P)-binding domain-containing protein, which translates into the protein MAEHHTAIVVGGGQSGLATAYYLRRYEVDFLILDNQEEPGGAWLHTWPSLTLFSAAEFSNLPGWPMPQYPGYPPASHVIDYLERYEQRYDLPVRRPVHVRSVSHEGGVFHLDSTVGQVTAEHVVAATGTWSAPFVPHYPGTFRGHQSHSATYPGPEPFRGAKVAVVGGANSGAQIAADLIETSEVTWFTLERPRWMPDDVDGRDLFLRSRRRILGGDSGPNLGDIVALPHLRELRNSGQLTATPIFDSLSELDHDHLIWCTGFRPALGPFRHLMRGRETAVKNLHLVGYGNWTGDGSATLMGVGPFAKHTAQVIAGRVDEAR
- a CDS encoding heavy metal translocating P-type ATPase: MSSACGCEHEPAKEIEELDRPWWKDPELLLPIFSGVALCIGLALDWTGLETPATVLFWVGLLLGAYTFAPGAIRNLVTKRKLGIGLLMTISAVGAVILGYVGEAAALAFLYSIAEALEDKAMDRAQGGLRALLKLVPQTAAVLRDGTAVEVAAKDLVAGELMLVRPGERIATDGIIRSGRSSLDTSAITGESIPEEVAPGDEVPAGAINSAGVLEVETTAAGTDNSLTTLVDLVEQAQAEKGDRARIADRIAQPLVPGVMILAVLVGVIGSLLGDPETWITRALVVLVAASPCALAISVPLTVVAAIGAASQFGVVIKSGAAFERLGGIRHLAVDKTGTLTRNQPEVTGVVPAGGFDQAQVLAFAAAVEQQSTHPLAAAIAAAGPEAPAALDISEEAGHGISGTVEGRRVLVGSPRWINAGPLKADVERMESEGQTCVLVTVDGALAGAIGVRDELRPEVPEAVQTLHANGVEVSMLTGDNTRTARALAAIAGIDDVRAELRPEDKASIVAELSSKTPTAMIGDGINDAPALAGATVGIAMGATGSDAAIESADVAFTGHDLRLIPQALQHARRGSRIINQNIVLSLAIIIVLMPLAISGVLGLAAVVLVHEVAEVIVILNGLRAAQAKR
- a CDS encoding chromate transporter — translated: MLEVLHVFTRLGLTSFGGPTAHLGYFREGFVERRKWLSDDEYAHLVALCQFMPGSASSQVGMAIG
- a CDS encoding FUSC family protein; this encodes MHHFSPLFEMGPARRAGILGLISVTISDPLTHSYWAMVAAVAPLVNPRFKLQYYRAIERVLGTLTGIAVAGFLLSHPMQGWQIVVWIVILQYLTEMYVTRNYTIAVSFITPTALLMVQTVEASPVWRMLLARTAETVIGASAALVVIAVGYVRKYPEVVLQRR